In a genomic window of Deltaproteobacteria bacterium HGW-Deltaproteobacteria-2:
- a CDS encoding peptidase has protein sequence MTTPVTTETLANGKTYTHCTAAHCETGVTSALFFDKGLHLSEPMIFGIGSGLFFGHLPFIKWTGLPITTFRSMPGLVFKKTAKRLGAKVYRKRFRSPQKGMDELRRVIRTGQIAAVTTNVYWLSFFPRRYRFNFSGHNFIVLYENENGFRISDPALMEYTTDCSAYDMERARFARGPMEARGLMYYPMYVNPNPDIKKACIDGMLDTCNQMLKIPIPLFGVKGIRLVARKIIKWPEKLGYVEACRQLAHVLRFQEEMGTGGAGFRYMYAAFLQEAAELFGSKELNELSNDMTAIGDTWREFAVVSSRIIKQRKSKKEETFDKAGGLMLICAGREGELFKNLRDVVGKLKA, from the coding sequence ATGACGACACCCGTGACAACAGAAACTTTAGCCAACGGCAAAACTTATACCCATTGCACGGCCGCACATTGTGAAACGGGAGTGACATCCGCCTTGTTTTTCGATAAGGGCCTTCACCTGTCCGAACCAATGATTTTCGGTATCGGCAGCGGTCTTTTTTTCGGCCATCTGCCGTTCATCAAATGGACAGGGCTGCCCATCACCACTTTCAGGTCAATGCCGGGACTTGTTTTCAAAAAAACGGCCAAAAGGCTGGGCGCAAAGGTCTACAGAAAACGCTTTCGCAGCCCGCAAAAAGGCATGGATGAATTGCGCCGCGTTATCCGGACCGGACAGATTGCCGCGGTGACAACCAATGTCTACTGGCTTTCCTTTTTTCCGAGACGCTATCGCTTTAATTTCAGCGGACACAACTTCATCGTCCTGTATGAAAATGAAAACGGTTTCCGGATAAGCGACCCGGCCTTGATGGAATACACGACGGATTGTTCAGCATACGATATGGAAAGGGCGCGTTTCGCGCGCGGTCCCATGGAAGCCCGCGGTTTGATGTATTACCCCATGTACGTCAATCCCAACCCCGACATCAAAAAGGCCTGCATTGACGGTATGCTGGATACCTGCAATCAGATGCTTAAAATCCCCATACCTCTTTTCGGTGTAAAAGGGATACGTCTTGTTGCCCGGAAAATTATTAAATGGCCGGAAAAACTGGGTTATGTCGAAGCCTGTCGGCAACTCGCTCACGTTTTGCGCTTTCAGGAAGAAATGGGTACCGGCGGTGCCGGATTCCGCTATATGTACGCGGCATTTCTGCAGGAAGCCGCCGAACTTTTCGGCTCGAAAGAACTTAATGAATTATCCAATGATATGACGGCCATCGGCGATACCTGGCGTGAATTTGCCGTGGTATCCTCGCGCATTATCAAACAGCGAAAATCAAAAAAAGAAGAAACATTCGATAAAGCAGGCGGTTTGATGCTGATCTGCGCGGGCAGAGAAGGAGAACTTTTCAAAAACCTGCGGGATGTAGTGGGAAAGCTAAAAGCCTGA
- a CDS encoding ABC transporter — MKALEISGISFSYNSPTDKSAAGGIEYALHNFSMSVEQGKIHALLGPNGAGKTTLMKIITGVLRGYSGEVFVLGNKMPDNTALMSIGCAPQAIALYMSLTALENLHFFGVMANLSDKQVAERSDYVLAQTGLTDHADKLVSTYSGGMQRRLNLAVALLHSPKLLLLDEPTVGVDPQSRNHIYETLMKLNSSGMTILLSTHIMEEAARLCSNITLLDRGKIIFDGSMSSIDNLEKFFLEKTGRGLRDD, encoded by the coding sequence ATGAAGGCTCTGGAAATTTCCGGAATATCTTTTTCTTATAATTCACCGACTGATAAATCGGCAGCCGGAGGAATCGAGTACGCCCTGCATAATTTTTCCATGTCGGTGGAACAGGGAAAGATTCACGCGCTTTTGGGCCCCAATGGAGCAGGTAAAACCACGCTGATGAAAATCATCACCGGCGTTTTAAGAGGCTACTCGGGAGAAGTTTTTGTTCTGGGAAATAAAATGCCCGATAACACCGCTTTGATGTCCATCGGCTGCGCGCCTCAGGCCATTGCGCTTTACATGTCTCTGACGGCCCTGGAGAATCTGCATTTCTTCGGTGTTATGGCCAATCTCTCCGATAAACAGGTCGCCGAAAGATCGGATTATGTGCTTGCCCAGACAGGACTTACCGATCATGCCGACAAACTGGTTTCAACTTATTCCGGAGGAATGCAAAGACGCCTGAATCTGGCCGTGGCGCTGCTGCATTCGCCGAAACTGTTACTGCTCGATGAGCCAACTGTTGGCGTCGATCCGCAGAGCCGTAACCATATTTACGAAACGCTGATGAAACTTAATTCATCGGGCATGACTATTTTGTTATCCACGCATATAATGGAAGAAGCCGCCCGCCTGTGCTCCAATATAACATTGCTGGACAGGGGCAAGATCATTTTCGACGGGTCGATGTCCTCAATAGACAATCTGGAAAAATTCTTCCTGGAAAAGACAGGGCGGGGGCTGCGTGATGATTAA
- a CDS encoding acyl carrier protein produces MDVNQKLKELNVSSREELIFKLKELIIRACEITDVKPEDVPTDVPFIGGPGPLQLDSLDAMEIAMEIRFEFGVELKNASTAAKAMQSFDSLADFIIDAPKVKR; encoded by the coding sequence ATGGATGTAAATCAGAAGTTGAAAGAATTAAATGTATCATCAAGGGAAGAATTAATTTTCAAGCTCAAGGAATTGATTATCAGGGCCTGCGAAATTACGGACGTGAAGCCGGAGGATGTACCTACCGATGTTCCTTTTATCGGCGGTCCCGGACCGCTACAACTGGATAGTCTCGACGCCATGGAAATCGCCATGGAAATAAGATTTGAGTTCGGCGTGGAACTGAAAAACGCCTCGACGGCGGCCAAAGCGATGCAATCGTTTGACTCGCTGGCCGATTTTATCATCGACGCACCGAAGGTTAAAAGATGA
- a CDS encoding lauroyl acyltransferase encodes MTKISPHPSLEKRGNNGFMKKLPYKILLYLTRWLGLWFFRIFSWFIATGYFFLFPVRVADSLKFYGALFSDRNFFYHLGCAWRQYHKFTDVYIHRFIRLDEEDIEYVKEGWEYLEEAVQKKTGAILIMSHIGNWELAAQTLNKKGLPIMLYLGAKHKEQIEHIQKQILAKSGIRVVVTSEDEKSPFALIEGINFLREGGIVSMTGDRLWGEQSNVLVNFLGHEVNLPDTPHLFALMTGAPLMTFFVYQEAIGKYHIKVSPGRKAIAASRADRKKVVQESAQAYADDLAEFARKHPFEWHHFEPFLGKKINKKES; translated from the coding sequence ATGACAAAAATCTCCCCTCACCCCTCTTTAGAAAAGAGGGGGAATAATGGATTTATGAAAAAGCTGCCTTATAAAATATTGCTTTATCTAACCCGGTGGCTGGGGTTGTGGTTTTTCCGCATCTTTTCCTGGTTTATCGCTACCGGTTACTTTTTCCTTTTCCCGGTGCGCGTGGCGGATAGCCTGAAATTTTACGGAGCTCTTTTTTCCGACAGAAACTTTTTCTATCATCTGGGGTGCGCGTGGCGTCAGTATCATAAATTTACCGATGTCTATATCCACAGGTTCATCCGCCTTGATGAAGAAGATATTGAATATGTCAAGGAAGGATGGGAATATCTGGAGGAGGCGGTACAAAAAAAGACGGGCGCTATCTTAATAATGTCGCACATCGGCAACTGGGAGCTGGCAGCGCAAACGCTGAACAAAAAAGGCCTGCCGATCATGCTGTATCTGGGAGCTAAACACAAAGAGCAGATTGAACATATTCAAAAACAGATTCTGGCGAAAAGCGGCATTAGAGTGGTGGTAACCTCCGAAGATGAAAAATCACCTTTCGCCTTGATCGAAGGAATCAATTTTTTACGCGAGGGCGGCATTGTGTCCATGACGGGCGATCGTCTGTGGGGAGAACAGAGTAATGTCTTGGTGAATTTCTTGGGGCATGAAGTCAACCTTCCGGACACGCCGCATTTGTTCGCGCTGATGACCGGCGCGCCGCTAATGACTTTTTTTGTTTATCAGGAGGCCATCGGAAAATACCATATCAAGGTATCGCCGGGACGCAAGGCTATTGCTGCTTCCCGCGCGGACAGGAAAAAAGTGGTGCAGGAATCGGCGCAGGCTTATGCTGATGATTTGGCAGAGTTTGCCCGCAAGCATCCTTTCGAGTGGCATCATTTCGAACCTTTTTTAGGCAAAAAAATAAACAAAAAAGAATCGTAA
- a CDS encoding peptidase translates to MLFFMTTELATDGKPFVHQQAAHCETGVTSALFRHQGVDISEPMVFGIGSGIFFGYLPFLKLSHLPITAFRSKPGSVFRKAAKRLGANFVIKTYRDPQKGMDELRQVLKTGKIVGLATNLYWLPYVSERHRHNFSGHNIIVLREIECGFRISDPTFAVVDCTADGLQQARFVPGPLNPRGHMYYTKSVNPHPDLRTACIKGMKDSCNAMLKIPIPIFGVRGIRFLAKRVVKSPDKLGFQEACRNLAGLVRWVEETGTGGAGFRYMYAAFMHEAAGLFGSAELAGLAEEMDAIGNNWREFSVVSARIIKKRGKEEATFAKAGELMLTCANREEAFFNNLQKVVRKLKA, encoded by the coding sequence ATGCTATTTTTTATGACGACAGAACTCGCAACCGATGGTAAACCATTTGTCCATCAGCAGGCCGCGCATTGTGAGACAGGTGTTACATCCGCCCTGTTTCGTCATCAGGGCGTGGATATTTCCGAGCCGATGGTTTTCGGTATCGGCAGCGGTATTTTTTTCGGCTATCTGCCGTTTTTGAAACTTTCACATTTGCCGATCACTGCTTTTCGGTCTAAACCCGGATCGGTCTTTCGCAAGGCGGCCAAAAGGCTGGGTGCGAATTTTGTGATCAAGACTTATCGCGATCCGCAAAAAGGCATGGACGAACTAAGACAGGTGCTTAAAACCGGAAAGATTGTCGGTTTGGCTACTAATCTCTACTGGCTTCCCTATGTATCCGAACGTCACCGCCATAATTTTAGCGGACACAACATCATTGTTTTGCGTGAGATCGAATGCGGTTTTCGTATCAGCGACCCGACATTTGCTGTGGTCGATTGTACGGCGGATGGCCTGCAGCAGGCACGTTTCGTGCCTGGTCCTTTGAACCCCCGTGGTCATATGTATTACACCAAATCCGTAAATCCCCATCCTGATTTGCGCACAGCCTGCATCAAGGGAATGAAGGATTCCTGCAACGCAATGTTGAAAATCCCCATACCGATTTTTGGCGTTCGGGGTATTCGTTTTTTAGCAAAAAGAGTCGTTAAAAGTCCCGATAAACTTGGTTTTCAGGAAGCCTGTCGTAATCTTGCCGGTTTAGTCCGATGGGTGGAAGAGACCGGCACGGGTGGCGCCGGATTCCGTTACATGTATGCCGCCTTTATGCATGAAGCCGCCGGGCTGTTCGGTTCGGCCGAGCTTGCCGGTCTGGCAGAAGAGATGGATGCCATTGGCAACAACTGGCGTGAATTTTCCGTGGTATCCGCACGCATCATCAAGAAAAGAGGCAAAGAGGAAGCGACGTTTGCCAAAGCGGGGGAATTGATGCTGACCTGCGCGAACCGCGAAGAAGCATTTTTCAACAATTTGCAGAAAGTTGTCAGGAAACTCAAAGCATGA